The Hyphomonas sediminis genome contains a region encoding:
- a CDS encoding head-tail connector protein gives MSELTVITPPAGEALSLQAAKEMLRLGTDGEDALVARLIASARAQIEVASGLALVSRTLKRTWTRWPVAVAHGGAALRPGPVTALVSVTRIDGAGTEEDLSARFEVCGGKLRLKAGWAMPGIAAGGRVEVVFVAGFGAAEAVPEDLVHALKLWVQAAYLRGAENPPVGIPEDVQRILDAHREWAI, from the coding sequence ATGTCGGAACTGACGGTGATAACGCCGCCAGCGGGGGAGGCTTTGTCTCTTCAGGCGGCGAAGGAAATGCTGCGGCTGGGGACGGATGGCGAGGACGCGCTGGTGGCGCGGCTGATCGCATCTGCGCGGGCGCAGATTGAGGTGGCGAGCGGGCTGGCGCTGGTGAGTCGGACGCTGAAGCGGACATGGACGCGCTGGCCGGTGGCCGTGGCGCATGGCGGGGCGGCGCTGAGGCCGGGGCCTGTGACGGCGCTGGTCTCTGTGACGCGCATTGATGGTGCGGGGACGGAGGAAGACCTTTCCGCGAGGTTTGAGGTTTGCGGCGGAAAGCTGCGCCTGAAGGCGGGCTGGGCCATGCCGGGAATTGCGGCGGGCGGGCGCGTGGAGGTCGTGTTTGTCGCGGGGTTTGGGGCGGCGGAGGCTGTGCCGGAAGACCTGGTACATGCGCTGAAACTGTGGGTGCAGGCCGCTTACCTGCGCGGGGCCGAGAACCCGCCTGTGGGCATTCCGGAAGATGTGCAGCGCATTCTGGATGCGCACCGGGAGTGGGCGATATGA
- a CDS encoding phage major capsid protein: MTRETKMAKAQDAELMAVFEAYRQANDARLADIEKKGSTDPLSEEKLARIDRRLEALILKMARPDAGGGDSAPADDERREGWARYLRTGDDSAISRLELKSLNTGTGSEGGHVAPPELDRLIEARLMAASPMRQIATVRQTSAGVYKKPVGLGAAAQWVGEEAARTETAVTGLDLLEFPAGELYAMPAATQALLEDSFADIDAWLADEVEIAFAAQESAAFVSGNGTAKPRGFLDYEIVSEGAHTWGKIGSVAGNFAAADAADQLIDLIYAPKSQFRANGRFVMNRRTVSSVRKLKDGDGRYLWQPGSGGEAATVMGYPVTEMEDMPDIGVGNAAIAFGDFKRFYLIADRQGARVLRDPFSAKPYVLFYTTKRVGGGVQNFDAAKVMVF, encoded by the coding sequence ATGACCAGGGAAACAAAAATGGCAAAGGCGCAGGACGCGGAATTGATGGCCGTGTTCGAAGCCTACCGGCAGGCGAATGATGCGCGCCTTGCCGACATCGAGAAGAAGGGTTCTACCGATCCGCTCTCGGAAGAAAAACTGGCGCGCATCGACCGGCGTCTTGAGGCGCTGATCCTCAAGATGGCCCGGCCGGACGCGGGCGGCGGCGACTCCGCCCCGGCGGATGACGAGCGCCGCGAAGGCTGGGCGCGCTACCTGCGCACGGGCGATGACAGCGCGATTTCGCGGCTGGAACTCAAATCGCTGAACACCGGCACGGGCAGCGAAGGCGGGCATGTGGCCCCGCCCGAACTCGACCGGCTGATCGAGGCGCGCCTGATGGCGGCAAGCCCCATGCGCCAGATTGCGACCGTGCGGCAGACCTCTGCCGGCGTTTACAAGAAGCCTGTGGGCCTTGGCGCGGCGGCCCAATGGGTGGGCGAGGAAGCAGCACGCACCGAGACGGCGGTGACCGGGCTCGATCTGCTCGAATTCCCTGCCGGGGAACTCTACGCGATGCCGGCGGCGACGCAGGCTTTGCTGGAGGATTCCTTTGCCGACATCGACGCCTGGCTGGCCGATGAAGTGGAGATTGCATTTGCCGCGCAGGAATCAGCTGCGTTCGTGAGCGGCAATGGCACGGCCAAGCCCAGGGGCTTTCTCGACTATGAGATCGTCAGCGAGGGCGCCCACACCTGGGGCAAGATTGGCTCTGTGGCGGGGAACTTTGCCGCAGCCGACGCAGCCGATCAGCTGATCGACCTGATCTATGCCCCCAAGAGCCAGTTCCGGGCCAATGGCCGCTTCGTGATGAACCGCCGTACGGTGTCATCCGTCCGCAAACTGAAGGATGGGGATGGACGATACCTGTGGCAACCGGGCAGCGGTGGAGAAGCGGCGACGGTGATGGGCTATCCCGTGACCGAGATGGAGGACATGCCCGACATCGGCGTGGGCAATGCCGCGATCGCGTTTGGCGACTTCAAGCGCTTTTACCTCATCGCTGACCGGCAGGGCGCACGCGTGTTGCGCGACCCGTTCTCGGCCAAGCCTTACGTGCTGTTCTACACGACCAAGCGTGTGGGCGGGGGCGTGCAGAACTTCGATGCCGCGAAGGTGATGGTGTTCTGA
- a CDS encoding HK97 family phage prohead protease — MRAEPVLIEGYASLFGVGDDSGDLVRAGAFARSLKRAGSLPMLMQHRDGARAGQWTRISEDGRGLFVRGLVEAPGALAMVGRGLNGLSIGFRPTLWRPRTGGGRELIEVDLVEISLVQAPMLRGARFTVQGRSLIRAA; from the coding sequence ATGCGCGCTGAGCCGGTGTTGATCGAGGGATATGCGAGCCTGTTTGGCGTGGGCGACGACAGCGGAGACCTGGTGAGGGCGGGCGCGTTTGCGCGCAGCCTGAAGCGGGCGGGCAGCCTGCCCATGCTGATGCAGCACCGGGACGGGGCGCGGGCCGGGCAATGGACGCGCATCAGCGAGGACGGGCGCGGCCTGTTCGTGCGCGGACTGGTCGAGGCGCCCGGCGCGCTGGCGATGGTGGGGCGCGGGCTGAACGGGCTGTCCATCGGCTTTCGCCCCACGCTGTGGCGGCCGCGAACGGGCGGCGGGCGCGAGCTGATCGAGGTGGACCTCGTGGAGATATCGCTGGTGCAGGCGCCGATGCTGAGGGGCGCGAGATTTACAGTTCAGGGACGAAGCCTGATCCGGGCGGCGTGA
- a CDS encoding trypsin-like serine protease, with the protein MIARPARIRAALLAVLLALAPAAGLAQEQAACSRLPPTDGTKITDGRPAFAQNWPGIASLQIVYLNGKGEHFCGATAITPEWLLTAAHCVETVLSENGARPRYYAWNREGTDLRARGFVKAILGNSRLDEATPDEIFSVAEVVVHGDYIPGKAALGNDIALVRLDRPYSGPLASLSLDPSTDRLTPQGEITEVAGYGLLEEDQPRADYGISYLSAGTRIDAPSLRLMDVAIATMPISLCTEKLKAAIAAEGKPLNFSIGDAQICAGQPRGVADACSGDSGGPLVKLNMNACPYQIGIVSWGIGCARANSPGVYTKVSAYAGWIAAVTGLTLGEPPARMPPAEAAGPALIASLTAQSGGQVAPIPLRMLRADGAPISWLKPAAPVKIEITPPVSGKLVLFDYNSRGELAQIYPTARQAADPSTRWPTLSAGTPVRFPDDFNLPRIGAQEPYGPQSVIALLLPETADLPLSPAGDFQPIESPTGHLLGLIRAAIPKDAPLTLGAVSYCSGPHECSTDTEPPSP; encoded by the coding sequence ATGATCGCCCGCCCGGCCCGCATTCGCGCCGCCCTGCTCGCCGTCCTCCTGGCGCTCGCGCCCGCCGCGGGCCTTGCGCAGGAACAGGCCGCCTGCTCCCGCCTGCCGCCTACGGATGGAACCAAGATCACCGATGGCCGCCCCGCCTTTGCGCAAAACTGGCCGGGCATCGCCTCGCTCCAGATCGTCTACCTCAATGGCAAGGGGGAGCATTTCTGCGGCGCCACGGCCATCACGCCGGAATGGCTGCTCACGGCGGCCCATTGCGTTGAAACCGTCCTCTCTGAAAACGGCGCCCGCCCGCGCTATTATGCCTGGAACCGGGAGGGGACAGACCTGCGCGCGCGCGGTTTCGTCAAGGCCATCCTCGGCAACAGCCGGCTGGACGAAGCCACCCCGGACGAAATCTTTTCCGTGGCCGAGGTCGTCGTGCATGGCGATTACATCCCCGGCAAGGCCGCGCTGGGCAACGATATCGCCCTCGTCCGCCTCGATCGCCCCTATTCCGGCCCGCTCGCCAGCCTCTCCCTTGATCCGTCAACTGACCGCCTCACGCCGCAAGGCGAGATTACAGAAGTCGCCGGCTATGGCCTGCTGGAGGAAGACCAGCCCCGCGCCGATTACGGCATCAGCTATCTCTCCGCCGGCACACGGATCGACGCGCCCTCCCTGCGCCTCATGGATGTCGCCATCGCCACCATGCCGATTTCCCTGTGTACGGAGAAGCTGAAGGCCGCCATCGCCGCCGAGGGTAAGCCGCTCAATTTCAGCATCGGCGACGCCCAGATCTGCGCCGGCCAGCCACGCGGCGTTGCGGACGCCTGCTCCGGCGACAGTGGCGGCCCGCTGGTCAAGCTCAACATGAATGCCTGCCCCTATCAGATCGGCATCGTCAGCTGGGGCATCGGCTGCGCCCGCGCCAACAGTCCGGGCGTCTACACCAAGGTCTCCGCCTATGCCGGCTGGATCGCGGCTGTCACCGGCCTCACCCTTGGCGAGCCGCCTGCGCGGATGCCCCCGGCTGAGGCGGCAGGCCCCGCCCTCATCGCCAGCCTCACGGCCCAGTCCGGCGGCCAGGTCGCCCCCATTCCCCTCCGCATGCTGCGCGCAGATGGCGCCCCTATCTCCTGGCTGAAGCCCGCAGCCCCGGTGAAGATCGAAATCACGCCCCCTGTTAGCGGCAAGCTCGTCCTCTTCGACTATAACAGCCGGGGAGAGCTGGCGCAGATTTACCCCACCGCCCGGCAGGCCGCCGATCCGTCGACGCGCTGGCCGACGCTGTCTGCGGGCACGCCCGTCCGCTTCCCGGATGATTTCAATTTGCCGCGCATCGGCGCGCAGGAGCCCTACGGCCCCCAATCGGTCATCGCCCTTCTGCTGCCGGAAACTGCTGACCTCCCGCTCAGCCCCGCTGGCGATTTCCAGCCGATCGAAAGCCCGACAGGCCATCTCCTCGGCCTCATCCGCGCCGCCATCCCGAAAGACGCCCCCCTCACCCTCGGCGCCGTCAGCTATTGCAGCGGCCCTCATGAATGCAGCACAGACACGGAGCCACCCTCCCCATGA
- a CDS encoding phage portal protein produces MNWNWPFGKSRQELKSAWPLVALSEPRAANWGSREAGALTRDGYLKNAVAYRCVRMVSEAAASIPMRSSHDAVGRLMRHPMPEAASAGFLEAVYTDLLLTGNAFVEAVRLPGETAVAALYPIRTQRVRPVKDASGWVSAWAIKGQGTERRVGRDAGGWCPILQVKLYNPGDEAMGLPPLAAARRALDLHNAAADWAKALIDNSAKPSGALVYGGGGRIPPEQYDRLKEELAQNFSGAGNAGRPMLLEGGLQWQALSLSPAEMDFQETRAAAAREIALALGVPPMLLGIPGDNTYSNYREANAAFWRMTALPLAQRFAGALSCWLDEPFGEDVAVTLDLDAVPALAGEREALWARIGAADFLTPEEKRALADVSP; encoded by the coding sequence TTGAACTGGAACTGGCCATTCGGAAAATCAAGGCAGGAGCTGAAATCTGCCTGGCCGCTGGTGGCGCTCTCCGAGCCGCGCGCGGCGAACTGGGGATCGCGGGAAGCGGGCGCGCTGACGCGGGACGGATACCTGAAAAACGCGGTGGCATATCGCTGTGTGCGGATGGTTTCCGAGGCGGCGGCGTCCATTCCGATGCGGTCCTCCCATGACGCTGTTGGGCGCCTGATGCGCCACCCGATGCCGGAGGCCGCCTCGGCGGGATTCCTGGAGGCGGTGTATACGGATCTTCTGCTGACAGGGAACGCCTTTGTGGAGGCTGTGCGCCTGCCGGGGGAGACGGCGGTGGCCGCGCTTTACCCCATCCGCACGCAGCGGGTGCGCCCGGTGAAGGATGCGAGCGGCTGGGTTTCGGCCTGGGCCATCAAGGGGCAGGGAACCGAGCGGCGCGTGGGGCGGGACGCGGGCGGTTGGTGCCCCATCCTGCAAGTGAAGCTCTACAATCCGGGCGATGAGGCGATGGGCCTGCCGCCGCTGGCCGCCGCGCGCCGCGCGCTGGACCTGCACAATGCCGCCGCCGACTGGGCCAAGGCCCTGATCGACAATTCGGCGAAGCCTTCGGGCGCGCTGGTCTATGGCGGCGGCGGGCGCATTCCGCCCGAACAGTATGACCGGCTGAAGGAAGAACTGGCACAGAACTTTTCTGGCGCGGGCAATGCCGGGCGGCCAATGCTGCTGGAAGGCGGACTGCAATGGCAGGCCCTTTCCCTTTCGCCCGCGGAGATGGACTTCCAGGAGACGCGGGCCGCCGCCGCACGGGAGATTGCGCTGGCGCTGGGCGTGCCGCCGATGCTGCTGGGGATTCCGGGAGACAATACGTATTCGAACTATCGGGAGGCGAATGCCGCTTTCTGGCGGATGACCGCGTTACCGCTGGCGCAGCGCTTTGCGGGGGCGCTTTCCTGCTGGCTGGATGAGCCGTTTGGCGAGGATGTGGCGGTTACGCTGGATCTGGACGCTGTGCCGGCGCTGGCGGGCGAGCGGGAGGCGCTGTGGGCGCGGATCGGCGCGGCGGATTTCCTGACGCCGGAAGAGAAGCGCGCGCTGGCGGACGTTTCGCCATGA
- a CDS encoding HPP family protein has product MARPRFVEAVRAGAGAGLALALSGFLLLSVHHQLATDLPHGLLLIAPLGASAFLLFAVPNSPLAQPWSAIVGNTASALIAITAILSGLPQLAAVGVAITGSILAMAMLRAMHPPGAAVALATVLSEQMVHDLGYSFALAPVLLDTSLLVVLAIVWNRLTGRVYPFRQPGEANTHGTRDRPPQSRLGLSPEALAGILERYRLSANIGTEDFGRLLAEAETEAARLHVGGLTCGEIMSKDLTTVTPQTRLRDVAELFRRHRFKTLPVTGPQGQLLGVITQNDLIQRARDAAILNQSGFARSLSGLLLARRGAPHHAEEIMSPPGDTVAPGESIGILVRLLADGGVQAVPVVAPDGSLAGIVTRSDLLAALAHMPLWRPPN; this is encoded by the coding sequence ATGGCCCGGCCCCGCTTTGTCGAGGCTGTCCGTGCCGGCGCCGGCGCGGGCCTTGCGCTCGCCCTCAGCGGCTTCCTCCTGCTCAGTGTCCATCACCAACTGGCCACAGACCTGCCTCACGGCCTGTTGCTGATCGCCCCGCTGGGCGCAAGCGCGTTCCTTCTGTTTGCCGTGCCCAATTCACCCCTGGCCCAGCCCTGGTCCGCGATCGTCGGCAACACCGCCTCTGCCCTCATTGCCATCACCGCCATCCTCAGCGGCCTGCCCCAGCTCGCCGCTGTCGGCGTTGCGATCACCGGCTCCATCCTCGCCATGGCAATGTTGCGCGCCATGCACCCGCCAGGCGCCGCCGTTGCCCTCGCCACGGTCCTCAGTGAACAGATGGTTCACGATCTTGGCTACAGCTTCGCCCTTGCCCCGGTGCTGCTGGATACGTCCCTCCTTGTTGTCCTCGCCATCGTCTGGAACCGCCTCACAGGCCGCGTCTACCCCTTCCGCCAGCCGGGAGAAGCCAACACCCACGGTACGCGCGATCGCCCGCCGCAATCCCGCCTCGGCCTCTCGCCGGAGGCCCTTGCCGGCATCCTCGAACGCTACCGCCTTTCCGCCAATATCGGCACGGAGGATTTTGGCCGCCTGCTCGCCGAAGCCGAAACCGAGGCCGCCCGCCTTCATGTCGGCGGCCTCACCTGCGGCGAAATCATGTCGAAAGACCTGACCACCGTAACGCCCCAGACCCGCCTGCGCGATGTGGCAGAGCTGTTCCGCCGCCACCGCTTCAAGACCCTTCCGGTCACCGGCCCGCAGGGCCAGCTTCTCGGCGTCATCACCCAGAACGACCTTATCCAGCGCGCCCGTGATGCCGCCATTCTCAATCAGTCGGGTTTTGCGCGCAGCCTGTCGGGGCTGCTGCTCGCCAGGCGCGGCGCGCCCCATCATGCCGAAGAGATCATGAGTCCACCGGGTGATACCGTTGCGCCAGGCGAGAGTATCGGCATCCTCGTCCGCCTGCTCGCCGATGGCGGCGTCCAGGCCGTGCCAGTCGTTGCGCCGGATGGCAGCCTCGCCGGTATCGTCACCCGGTCAGACCTGCTCGCCGCGCTTGCGCACATGCCTCTCTGGCGTCCCCCGAACTGA
- a CDS encoding ParA family protein, with amino-acid sequence MSARVISIANSKGGVGKTTTCVSLAEAFAASGMRTLVIDLDTQANASLLIFGNNGDEHLFQAINDYMTISDWLLENFFAGEQRRLGEFIVTDASDVSFKGKPLPLDLIPSSPRLRKTERELIFELTAKGYAMQALQNQVGKRLRDDLNLLKAQYDVILFDCPPGISVMTETVLAASHLIIVPTIPDFMSTLGLDLFTGDIMKNLRDRDIETLPCVLATRYDGSSHQQVVLGAMRDAANAAETEFAMFKTVIPMKPGFATNPIELGPEPTLQAKWSGEALQIIEQLLTEVREKVA; translated from the coding sequence ATGTCTGCCCGCGTCATTTCCATCGCCAATTCCAAAGGCGGTGTCGGCAAAACCACCACATGTGTCAGCCTGGCTGAGGCGTTTGCCGCTTCCGGCATGCGCACGCTGGTGATCGATCTTGATACACAGGCCAACGCCTCGCTGCTGATCTTCGGCAACAATGGCGATGAACACCTGTTCCAGGCGATCAACGACTACATGACCATTTCAGATTGGCTGCTGGAGAATTTCTTCGCCGGCGAACAACGCCGTCTGGGTGAATTCATTGTCACCGATGCGAGCGATGTGTCGTTCAAGGGCAAGCCCCTGCCGCTGGACCTGATCCCCTCCTCGCCGCGCCTTCGCAAGACAGAGCGCGAGCTGATCTTCGAACTCACCGCCAAGGGCTATGCCATGCAGGCCCTACAGAACCAGGTCGGCAAGCGCCTGCGGGATGACCTGAACCTGCTCAAGGCGCAGTATGACGTGATCCTGTTCGATTGCCCGCCCGGCATCTCGGTGATGACCGAAACGGTGCTCGCCGCCAGCCACCTGATCATCGTGCCCACCATTCCGGATTTCATGTCCACGCTAGGCCTCGACCTCTTCACTGGCGACATCATGAAGAATCTGCGAGACCGGGATATTGAAACGCTCCCGTGCGTGCTCGCCACCCGCTATGATGGCTCATCCCATCAGCAGGTCGTTCTCGGCGCGATGCGGGACGCTGCCAATGCTGCCGAGACCGAGTTTGCGATGTTCAAGACCGTGATCCCGATGAAGCCGGGCTTCGCCACCAACCCGATCGAGCTCGGGCCGGAGCCGACGCTGCAGGCCAAATGGTCGGGCGAAGCGCTCCAGATCATCGAACAGCTCCTCACGGAAGTGCGGGAGAAAGTTGCATGA
- a CDS encoding tyrosine-protein phosphatase, which yields MSAGDTGLSLDGRAGAGYPGWMTTRPRLLNLETVRNFRDFGGYESRHGGVVKMGRLYRSGHHAEASETDLARMAEMGIHVQADLRRPDEREKFKTRFKAPITITHDGGRETDAPHIRFLSQMSVDAETADQWMVEYYEAAPFKAHHTEMFTDWFGHLAAMPGDGAGLVNCAAGKDRTGILCALTHHILGVSEEDVRADYDLTNEAVNIAARLPEAAAYFNDMLGKEYPAEVFRPFMGVHLRYLEKAFATINERAGSVDAYLVDTLKVDEKMQNAIRERLIEK from the coding sequence GTGAGCGCGGGGGACACAGGATTGTCACTGGACGGGCGGGCGGGTGCGGGCTACCCCGGCTGGATGACGACACGACCCAGACTGCTGAACCTTGAAACTGTCCGCAACTTCCGCGATTTTGGCGGCTATGAAAGCCGGCATGGCGGCGTGGTGAAGATGGGGCGGCTCTACCGCTCCGGCCACCATGCGGAGGCCTCCGAGACCGATCTGGCGCGGATGGCAGAAATGGGCATTCATGTGCAGGCCGATTTGCGCCGCCCGGACGAACGGGAAAAGTTCAAGACGCGCTTCAAGGCGCCGATCACCATCACCCATGATGGTGGGCGGGAAACCGATGCGCCACATATCCGCTTCCTCTCGCAGATGAGCGTGGACGCCGAAACCGCCGATCAATGGATGGTGGAATATTACGAAGCGGCCCCCTTCAAGGCGCACCATACCGAAATGTTTACCGACTGGTTTGGACACTTGGCGGCCATGCCGGGCGACGGCGCGGGCCTTGTGAACTGCGCCGCCGGCAAGGACCGCACGGGCATTCTCTGCGCCCTGACGCATCACATTCTTGGCGTGAGCGAGGAAGACGTGCGCGCCGACTATGATCTGACCAATGAAGCGGTGAATATTGCCGCGCGCCTGCCTGAGGCGGCGGCGTATTTCAACGACATGCTGGGCAAGGAATACCCGGCCGAAGTGTTCCGCCCGTTCATGGGCGTGCACCTGCGCTATCTCGAAAAAGCCTTTGCCACGATCAATGAGCGCGCAGGCTCGGTGGATGCCTATCTCGTCGACACGCTGAAGGTGGACGAGAAGATGCAGAACGCCATCCGTGAACGGCTGATCGAGAAGTAG
- a CDS encoding tetratricopeptide repeat protein, giving the protein MRILALAAISAATAFFAAPASAQTESEPACNAGDAEACFYTGAEYAQGIGAPEDKQKATTFFLKSCDMGIPDGCTTSGYFAINGDGNVPKNVVQGVEYMERACAMGHVDGCDKSIGQRLSATSPAHDFDKAVATAKAGCEAGVRSPCFWGLYWAYDGSEGKYPSMIDAANAGWFAERACDKYHDVMGCDVAARTYANPDAPTFDAQKGLLYSMIRCDEQNSGGDCRNVAGVYLAIEEYDIGATYLRRACEKGHTESCGRATEWETYNREMAEYTAKMASLNAMVDTPLAQGRYGDAVSAAINSTGSRDLAQKAILATKAAGRMGEVSTNDLYAAALWFNSGPVRAAADAELSARGTGLEGTFGTGTNEPGMADARWNALYGSSAPRYASSSPSSSLPPMKSAAQISAETKQKYRWAHCTMRGSNTSAQVCQ; this is encoded by the coding sequence ATGCGCATCCTCGCCCTTGCTGCCATCTCGGCCGCCACCGCCTTCTTCGCCGCCCCTGCCAGCGCTCAGACCGAGTCCGAGCCCGCCTGCAATGCCGGCGACGCGGAAGCCTGCTTCTACACCGGCGCCGAATACGCCCAGGGCATCGGCGCCCCGGAAGACAAGCAGAAAGCCACCACCTTCTTCCTGAAGTCCTGCGACATGGGCATCCCCGATGGCTGCACCACCAGCGGATATTTCGCCATCAATGGCGATGGCAATGTGCCCAAGAATGTCGTCCAGGGCGTCGAATACATGGAGCGCGCCTGCGCGATGGGCCATGTCGATGGCTGCGACAAGAGCATCGGCCAGCGCCTCAGCGCCACCTCGCCCGCCCATGATTTCGACAAGGCCGTCGCCACCGCCAAGGCTGGCTGCGAAGCCGGCGTGCGCAGTCCCTGCTTCTGGGGCCTCTACTGGGCGTATGACGGCAGCGAGGGCAAATACCCTTCGATGATCGACGCCGCCAATGCCGGCTGGTTCGCCGAGCGCGCGTGCGACAAGTATCACGATGTCATGGGCTGCGACGTCGCCGCCCGCACCTACGCCAATCCCGACGCGCCCACCTTCGACGCCCAGAAAGGGCTCCTCTATTCCATGATCCGCTGCGACGAGCAGAACAGCGGCGGCGACTGCCGCAATGTCGCCGGCGTCTATCTCGCCATCGAGGAATACGACATCGGCGCCACCTACCTGCGCCGCGCCTGCGAGAAGGGCCACACGGAGTCCTGCGGCCGCGCCACCGAATGGGAAACCTACAATCGCGAAATGGCCGAATACACCGCCAAGATGGCCTCCCTCAACGCGATGGTCGACACTCCGCTCGCCCAGGGCCGCTATGGCGATGCGGTCAGCGCCGCCATCAACTCCACCGGCTCGCGCGATCTTGCCCAGAAAGCCATCCTCGCCACCAAGGCCGCCGGCCGCATGGGCGAAGTCTCCACCAACGATCTCTATGCCGCCGCCCTCTGGTTCAACTCGGGCCCGGTGCGCGCCGCCGCCGACGCCGAACTCTCCGCCCGCGGAACAGGTCTTGAGGGAACATTTGGTACCGGTACAAACGAGCCTGGCATGGCAGACGCCCGCTGGAACGCCCTCTACGGTTCCTCCGCCCCGCGCTACGCCTCCAGCAGCCCGTCTTCCTCGCTCCCGCCGATGAAAAGCGCCGCCCAGATCTCCGCTGAAACCAAGCAGAAATACCGCTGGGCCCACTGCACCATGCGCGGCAGCAACACCAGCGCGCAGGTCTGCCAGTAA
- a CDS encoding caspase family protein — translation MLRLSRIRGYFAVLLLLLTAGLAPAFAQSKRALIIGNGNYEQLSPLEGVPQRDAVGYAEVFGDAIGFDEVIVRADITQADFLATLGDFIDSIEPGDTVAFVFSGHGWSDGSENYLAFVDAPLTGTESSRKLHTVALGQTVLDLIQSRSPGAVIAIVDACRNNPFRDQTKSLPKGLGPLQEREGVLVAFAAGQGQTALASLPGDRANSYSLFTRHLLPRLADAHRPLSRIFEDVRKLVQQDADLVPHWQRPAVYSELPLDWCLDGDCQGALSEEGALWLTAAAGAGTPEACSIYADYMTRYPQGAYYAAASRLASLPPCAAEPSNSVRTEVAALYVPETRPNPTGWQRPQTGRYVAFNAAIGDIWDKDTSIVTEEDRVISGGGMISLPEEILDPDPLPAGQYQKVCAQTDAVVYFDYDRSDLNAASVATLQEIAGGASGCAVSSVIISGHDDGTLVNDDGSTISAPMSLRVSGRRADAVAAFLMAEGVPAERILTHAYGATRPASPGGAAAFNRRVEVTILFDTDATR, via the coding sequence ATGTTGCGTCTGTCCCGCATACGGGGCTATTTCGCGGTCCTGCTCCTGCTGCTCACGGCGGGGCTCGCCCCAGCTTTTGCCCAGTCCAAACGCGCCCTCATCATCGGCAACGGCAATTACGAACAGCTCTCGCCCCTCGAAGGCGTGCCCCAGCGCGATGCCGTCGGCTATGCCGAAGTCTTCGGCGACGCGATCGGCTTCGATGAGGTCATCGTCAGGGCTGACATCACCCAGGCCGATTTCCTCGCCACCCTAGGGGACTTCATCGACAGTATCGAGCCCGGCGATACGGTCGCCTTCGTCTTCTCCGGCCATGGCTGGTCGGATGGCTCGGAAAACTACCTTGCCTTCGTCGATGCGCCGCTCACGGGCACTGAATCCTCACGCAAGCTGCACACTGTCGCCCTCGGCCAGACGGTGCTGGACCTGATCCAGAGCCGCTCGCCCGGCGCGGTCATCGCCATTGTCGATGCCTGTCGCAACAACCCTTTCCGTGATCAGACGAAAAGCCTGCCCAAGGGGCTCGGCCCCCTGCAGGAACGCGAGGGTGTCCTCGTCGCCTTCGCCGCCGGCCAGGGGCAAACCGCCCTCGCCAGCCTGCCGGGCGACCGGGCCAACAGCTACTCCCTCTTCACACGTCACCTCCTGCCGCGCCTGGCCGATGCCCATCGCCCGCTCTCCCGCATCTTCGAGGATGTGCGCAAGCTCGTGCAGCAAGATGCAGACCTCGTGCCCCACTGGCAGCGCCCGGCAGTCTATTCCGAGCTTCCGCTCGACTGGTGCCTGGATGGCGATTGCCAGGGCGCCCTCAGCGAGGAAGGCGCCCTCTGGCTCACCGCAGCCGCCGGCGCAGGCACCCCCGAAGCCTGCAGTATCTATGCGGACTATATGACCCGCTACCCGCAGGGCGCCTATTACGCCGCCGCCAGCCGCCTGGCGTCCCTGCCGCCCTGCGCTGCCGAGCCGTCAAACTCCGTCCGCACGGAAGTCGCCGCGCTCTACGTCCCGGAGACCCGGCCAAACCCGACCGGCTGGCAACGCCCGCAAACAGGCCGATACGTCGCCTTTAACGCCGCCATCGGAGACATCTGGGACAAAGACACCAGCATTGTCACCGAAGAGGACAGGGTGATCTCCGGCGGCGGCATGATTTCCCTCCCCGAGGAAATCCTGGACCCCGATCCCTTGCCCGCAGGCCAATACCAGAAAGTCTGCGCCCAGACGGATGCGGTCGTCTATTTCGATTACGACCGCTCAGACCTCAATGCCGCCTCCGTCGCCACATTGCAGGAAATCGCAGGCGGCGCATCGGGCTGCGCCGTGTCCAGCGTCATCATCTCCGGCCATGATGATGGCACGCTGGTCAATGATGACGGCTCCACCATTTCGGCGCCCATGTCGCTGCGCGTATCGGGCCGCCGGGCGGACGCCGTCGCCGCGTTCCTGATGGCCGAAGGCGTGCCCGCCGAAAGGATCCTTACCCACGCCTATGGCGCCACGCGTCCGGCCTCTCCCGGCGGCGCCGCCGCCTTCAACCGGCGCGTCGAAGTCACCATCCTCTTTGATACGGATGCCACCAGATGA